A genomic segment from Lutibacter sp. A80 encodes:
- a CDS encoding nucleotide pyrophosphohydrolase yields the protein MDIKNAQKAVDSWIKEHGVRYFNELTNMAQLTEEVGEVARIIARRYGEQSEKESDKNKDLGEELADVVFVVLCLANQTGIDLQAAFDKKMDIKTERDHDRHHNNKKLK from the coding sequence ATGGATATAAAAAATGCACAAAAAGCTGTTGATAGTTGGATAAAGGAACATGGTGTTCGTTATTTTAATGAATTAACAAATATGGCTCAGTTAACAGAAGAAGTTGGTGAAGTGGCTCGTATTATTGCTCGTAGATACGGGGAGCAAAGTGAAAAGGAAAGTGATAAAAACAAAGATTTAGGAGAAGAATTAGCTGATGTTGTTTTTGTGGTATTATGTTTAGCCAACCAAACAGGAATTGATTTACAAGCAGCGTTTGATAAAAAAATGGATATTAAAACAGAGCGAGATCACGATCGTCATCATAATAATAAAAAATTAAAGTAA